The Solea senegalensis isolate Sse05_10M linkage group LG9, IFAPA_SoseM_1, whole genome shotgun sequence genome has a segment encoding these proteins:
- the rps27.2 gene encoding 40S ribosomal protein S27.2: MPLAKDLVHPSPEEEKRRHKKKRLVQSPNSYFMDVKCPGCYKITTVFSHAQTVVLCVGCSTVLCQPTGGKARLTEGCSFRRKQH; encoded by the exons ATGCCT CTTGCAAAGGATTTGGTGCACCCCAGCcctgaggaggaaaagagaagacaCAAGAAGAAACGTCTCGTGCAGAGTCcaaattcatattttatggATGTCAAATGTCCAG GCTGCTACAAGATCACCACAGTGTTCAGTCACGCTCAGACTGTAGTGCTGTGTGTTGGCTGCTCCACAGTCCTCTGCCAGCCGACGGGAGGGAAAGCTCGTCTGACAGAAG GGTGTTCATTCAGGAGGAAACAGCACTAA